One Hyphomicrobium sp. CS1GBMeth3 DNA window includes the following coding sequences:
- a CDS encoding glycosyltransferase family 4 protein → MRIVLACAAYPPQGKGGGPAASESIARALHAQGHDVRVITVADEETHEVRDGIDIRTLRSPNVYWDYWKENPLYKKVAWHLLENGNPRALVRMRHAISAAKPDIVMTISCENINVATWLAARTLGIPTVHAVQSYFLLCWRGSMFRDGVNCPRQCRSCRYASTGKRLHSHLVDGVIAESRHMLDRHAEAGYFAKAKQKVIPAATDWPIKEAPRPLRDTIKVGYIGVVTPNKGVETLARAAARLGEQAPLRYLIAGSGPSSYAEHVHTIFPNGRCQSLGWVDPKAFYPEIDVLVVPSLWGEPFGRVCIEAFSHGVAVIAARSGALPEIVEDGKNGLTYPAGDAEALAECLNRIERDRSLLAELQRGALKRTRDYSPERLGSSLETFLADILRERTGQAQPARAT, encoded by the coding sequence ATGCGCATTGTGCTGGCGTGCGCGGCGTACCCCCCGCAGGGCAAAGGCGGCGGCCCCGCCGCCTCGGAAAGCATCGCGCGCGCCCTCCACGCCCAGGGCCACGACGTTCGTGTCATCACTGTCGCCGACGAAGAAACGCACGAGGTGCGCGACGGAATCGACATCCGCACCCTGCGCTCCCCGAACGTCTATTGGGACTACTGGAAAGAGAACCCCCTCTACAAGAAGGTTGCCTGGCATCTGCTCGAGAACGGCAATCCGCGTGCGCTTGTCCGTATGCGCCACGCCATCTCAGCCGCCAAGCCCGACATCGTAATGACGATCAGTTGTGAGAATATCAACGTCGCAACTTGGCTCGCGGCACGCACCCTCGGCATTCCGACGGTTCATGCGGTGCAAAGCTATTTCCTGTTATGCTGGCGCGGCTCGATGTTTCGCGACGGCGTGAACTGTCCGCGTCAATGTCGGTCGTGCCGCTATGCATCGACAGGGAAGCGGCTGCACTCTCACCTGGTTGACGGCGTGATCGCGGAATCGCGCCATATGCTCGATCGGCACGCCGAAGCTGGCTACTTCGCAAAGGCAAAGCAGAAGGTCATTCCCGCTGCGACCGACTGGCCCATAAAAGAAGCGCCCCGCCCCCTCAGAGACACGATCAAGGTCGGCTACATCGGCGTCGTCACACCCAACAAAGGTGTCGAAACCCTCGCCCGCGCGGCGGCCCGCCTCGGAGAGCAGGCGCCGCTCCGCTATTTGATCGCAGGCAGCGGTCCCTCGTCTTACGCCGAGCACGTGCACACCATCTTTCCGAACGGTCGCTGTCAGTCTTTGGGCTGGGTCGATCCGAAAGCATTCTACCCGGAGATCGACGTTCTCGTCGTGCCGTCGCTCTGGGGCGAGCCGTTCGGCCGTGTCTGCATCGAAGCCTTCTCGCACGGCGTAGCCGTGATCGCCGCGCGCTCGGGCGCGCTTCCAGAAATCGTCGAAGACGGCAAGAACGGCCTGACATACCCGGCCGGGGACGCTGAGGCACTCGCAGAGTGCCTGAACCGCATCGAGCGCGACAGGTCTTTGCTCGCCGAGCTTCAGAGAGGAGCCTTGAAGCGGACCCGCGATTACAGCCCCGAGCGGCTTGGCAGCTCGCTCGAGACCTTCCTGGCCGACATCCTACGCGAACGCACAGGGCAAGCACAGCCGGCCAGGGCGACATGA
- a CDS encoding cobalamin-binding protein encodes MRRYPAQRLVCLTEETVETLYLLGEEDRIVGVSGYAVRPPRVRKEKPRVSSFTSADVARIAALKPDLVLAFSDIQGPIIPELARAGLSVYLFNQRDLAGIFAMIRTLGALIGCSEKAGALARDLEARLAGIAAETRGHTIRPRVYFEEWDSPMISGIGWVSELIEIAGGTDIFADLSKKPEAKERIVTSEQVIERRPDVVLASWCGKKVRVESFGTREGWGEIPAIKTGRIVEIKSPLILQPGPAALTDGLDAIRAALQ; translated from the coding sequence TTGCGGCGCTATCCGGCCCAGCGCCTCGTCTGCCTCACCGAGGAGACGGTCGAAACACTCTATCTCCTCGGCGAGGAGGACCGCATCGTCGGCGTCTCCGGCTATGCGGTTCGCCCGCCGCGCGTGCGCAAGGAAAAGCCGCGCGTCTCGTCCTTCACGTCGGCCGACGTGGCGCGCATCGCCGCGCTGAAGCCAGACCTCGTGCTGGCCTTCTCCGACATCCAGGGGCCGATCATCCCCGAGCTCGCGCGCGCAGGCCTCTCCGTTTATCTGTTCAACCAACGCGATCTCGCCGGCATCTTCGCCATGATCCGCACGCTCGGCGCCCTGATCGGCTGCAGCGAGAAAGCCGGCGCTCTGGCTCGCGACCTCGAGGCGCGCCTCGCCGGAATCGCGGCGGAGACCCGTGGGCACACGATACGTCCGCGCGTCTACTTCGAGGAATGGGACAGCCCGATGATCTCCGGCATCGGCTGGGTCTCGGAGCTGATCGAAATTGCCGGCGGCACCGATATCTTCGCCGACCTAAGTAAAAAACCGGAGGCAAAAGAGCGCATCGTCACCTCCGAGCAGGTCATTGAGCGCCGCCCCGACGTCGTGCTCGCCTCATGGTGCGGCAAGAAAGTCCGCGTTGAGAGCTTCGGCACACGCGAGGGCTGGGGCGAGATCCCGGCCATCAAAACCGGCCGCATCGTGGAGATTAAATCCCCCCTGATTCTGCAGCCAGGCCCCGCGGCTCTAACCGACGGGCTCGACGCCATTAGGGCGGCCCTGCAGTAG